GTAAATATTAATTGGTTTAcagtaataatttcaataatattataagataacGTACTTTATTCCATGAatcttatatattgtatatccatatatatatatatatatatatatatatatatatatatatatatatatatatatatatatatatggcttgattttaagttattattaaataagttTGTAGTTTCATTAGAATTGATATTGCATTTTACAGAAGGAAACacgaattaaatgaaattcaattagaaaaaaaatcgacgatggaaagtattataacaaatgcgattgtatatcaaattaatagaatattacaattaaatcttgttaatattaggCCACATTTATTGGAAATTCAAACCGATTTTGAACCACGTGTTGAAGCATTTTGGCTTGTTGGTGGGATAGAACCATCGGGATTACAATCAAAGGCAAAGAAACGTATACATTGGATGAGACAATATGCCTATGATCCAATAGATATTCCTGTACAATATTATGGCAATTCTATTCTCCAAACACGACATAATCTTCCACTAAAGGAAATTATGTCTTTGAGCGAATGCGAGGATTCTTCTTTGACTGTTCCACAGTTTAAGTTTGATCCCAGAGTATTAGGATATACTTTGAATCGTAAGCATGCTACGAATATACCAGGATTTTGGCCTGGTGATCCATGTGAATTTGGCCTTTTATCTTATCACAATTGTGCAACCATAGTTGAAAGACCAGAAAAATGTAATGATGAAAGTGATGCATTTCTTAAACAAGCTATTTTAGCTTCCTACAGTTGGTTATTATCACAAGCCTCTTATCaaggtatatattattaagaaatattttaattttaattattaaatgatctatagattttttactttataaatttcataggTTTTTCAACATTTCACGATGTTACTTATCCATTTGTCAATCAAGCAGTTATAACTAATGGCCAATATTGGTCATTTTATGTTTATCAACTTAATACTACTGTATTGCATTCAGAAAATATTGATGAAAATCCGAGACGTAATATTTGTTGGGCTACAGAAtctgtaaaattatttgataaagtTGAAGGTGAAAAGGTTCATGGTTTGAACACTGATGTTCTTAaaactttaattaaattttatgcaAACACTCCTGCAGAAAGAATGATTGAAATGAAACCATATTTGGGAGACACTGTACAAAAAATAGCTGACATCAAATCTGACAAACGAAGAGACTGGCTGGAaagatattataaacatcTTGTAACAAATAGGTCACGCCATAGGTAaagttaatttattaattgaattaaataactaattttaatattaatgtatatctAAAATTGTAGATacaaaatatgatattaaaatcaagtttattcatttcttttttatttcctttacaGAAAACCACCAGAGATATATCATTGgcaaaaaatttatcttattgataataagaTGTGTCCTATGATGAAGAAGAGACATCCGTTCCAATTTGGAATTTCTGTTATGAAACGTAAACTTGATGATCATGCCTTAAAGTATGTACCAAAATGTTTTAGAGTGAATCCGAAGAAGAAATTAGGTAATTGGGAACAAACTTTTTATCCatagaatttaaataatatgttttctctcttttcgatgcaaataatatttcactttgatatttttcatggatagattataatagaatttttaatataacacttttattttatggtatataaatataaatttgaaaatattacagtgtaaatattattgaattaatcCGATCTCTGTCCATATCATATATTTCACAATATAAATGTTAGAtcagtaaaatatttatttatatattatagtgtGAATAGAATATGAACTTATTTCCATCTTGATAGGACCGTTTTTAGAatctataattgtaatattcttaCGTTTTGAGCtcctaaaagaaaagaagaatataataaatttatgattgCAAAAGACTTATCATAGTAAAtaaagtatacatacatattgtaCAGCACAACTACGATCATTTTCGAGGGAGTTTCAAAAGCAATAGTTTTTATGTCATTTGTCTCTATGCTTTCAATCCTTACAGAATCTCGTTCTACGAATCTACTGAAATGTTTGATCGCGTAGTACGTTGgttgtttaaaaaattcatcagTTTCAGGATTGACTATGATAGGTGAGTCAACATAATTGTGAATATAATTTGGACCACCCATTTTATTTAAAGCAAGATTCCAATCTATCCATCCTGTTACGCTGTGTCGTAAATTCTACACaagatattttacaaaaattaatattacaattaacaaaatttcatattggattcttaaaagaaaaagttcaaGGAAAACCTGGATTATGTTGAGAAGATaatcttctcctcttttccaAGATCCTAGCTGTACTTTCGGATTATCATTAGGTTGAGAAcctaatgtaattaaaaatagatcaaaatgatcgaaagatagagatagagataaagatagagagagaaagagagagagagagagagatagagatagagagagagaaaatatatttttcttgactttaaatttactttaaaaagaaaaaaagtaattttcacACTCTAATCAATTATCATgttattcaatatattaacTTACCAACGCATGCTTCggtcaaaagaagaaatttatttggaTACTTATTATGAGTTACGTCTAACAATGAAGGGGAAACAAACTCGTCCGTATACCAATGTACAGCTATGCCGTGGATATAATCTAATGCTTTTTTATTCTGGAGAACATGATCTAAAAACTGTATTAAATAGAATCTTTGATCGTCTAAAACTAGGATCTTCGTTTTGTTATGTTCCGAACGTGCCAAAGTAGGTCCAAGATTATTAGCTATCCAATTCCCTAATTCATATGGAATCCATCCCATACAAGCTATTGTCGTTCCAGGTATCCACGCATCGTTAGGTTCATTTCCCGTTGAAATAGCCCATATATCAATGCCATAACTTTGATATGCTTGTAAAAATTTTAGACAATATTCGGCATACGTTTGATAATATTCTTCCTTAAGTATACCTGTAATAATTGTATGATTGCTTTATTGAGACAATTCTTCGAAAttgaaggaaagaataaaaaatattcttttaataggTCAAATAATTTACCTGGTCCAGAATATTGATTATTAGTTTTCATCCATGTCGGTGGACTCCAAACAGCTGAAGTGAGTCTCAAATTAGGAGATAATTTTAACGCTTTTTTAATCAAAGGAATTTTATAAACTATGTCATATTTGGTTAAGTTAAAATACTCGAGATTAGTATCGTTCATTACATTATCCAATGTATAAGCTTCTGTAGAAAAATCGGTACTACCGATTGGTACACGTCCTAAATTATATTTGCTACCAACTTCACTGAAATATGATCTAGATCGGATAGAcatattcatattatcaagattattaataatttttttgaattatttcgattGAATCATTAGcttaatgatttttatgagcttacttgaaatttttttcctttaacattttgtatatttattcttaataaaaaatagaaatttctttattactcACTTTATTAGCATATTTTGAGTTGTTTCACTTAAAGTTTGGATATTTATTCCTGCTGAATCAGTAAATGCTCCACCAAAACCTTCTATCTTTTgatatttcgtatttctatCAACGATTACAGTATCGTTAAGTGACGATACGTAATTCCCATCGGGAATTGAATTGTCTTTCATATCTTCTTTGAATTGTCCTTCGGAGAAACTCATTCGTAGTTTATCCCTATTTGAACTATATACATAgtagctttttttttccggTTCCTTGATCACCGGTGTTGAGTCGCAATAAGTCGAATTGCAAACGCACACGAAACTATCATAATTGAATTTTCGTGGTATACAATCATTTGCTTTGcctaaaatcaaataattttaaacgttagaaaaaatttaataacaataatttcacgTATGGTTTACCTTTCCAAATGAAAAacacaatgaaaaaaattgttttatatatcatagtcaattgtttcaat
This sequence is a window from Vespa crabro chromosome 9, iyVesCrab1.2, whole genome shotgun sequence. Protein-coding genes within it:
- the LOC124427164 gene encoding 28S ribosomal protein S30, mitochondrial — translated: MFLRLHLRLLNNTVSITRHCSKKYATIVSEESQITNAPIYPPILDLSFKANQKRKKEAWYDEIKKLKTVEEKIFKINMPYYYGWKSLILNEHKIPYNSLEHAQFITRTYIVPERGLPTFYNNLMSDEELESIVNESKSLIENIIAFEYSSRRRKHELNEIQLEKKSTMESIITNAIVYQINRILQLNLVNIRPHLLEIQTDFEPRVEAFWLVGGIEPSGLQSKAKKRIHWMRQYAYDPIDIPVQYYGNSILQTRHNLPLKEIMSLSECEDSSLTVPQFKFDPRVLGYTLNRKHATNIPGFWPGDPCEFGLLSYHNCATIVERPEKCNDESDAFLKQAILASYSWLLSQASYQGFSTFHDVTYPFVNQAVITNGQYWSFYVYQLNTTVLHSENIDENPRRNICWATESVKLFDKVEGEKVHGLNTDVLKTLIKFYANTPAERMIEMKPYLGDTVQKIADIKSDKRRDWLERYYKHLVTNRSRHRKPPEIYHWQKIYLIDNKMCPMMKKRHPFQFGISVMKRKLDDHALKYVPKCFRVNPKKKLGNWEQTFYP
- the LOC124427165 gene encoding lysosomal acid glucosylceramidase-like; translated protein: MIYKTIFFIVFFIWKGKANDCIPRKFNYDSFVCVCNSTYCDSTPVIKEPEKKSYYVYSSNRDKLRMSFSEGQFKEDMKDNSIPDGNYVSSLNDTVIVDRNTKYQKIEGFGGAFTDSAGINIQTLSETTQNMLIKSYFSEVGSKYNLGRVPIGSTDFSTEAYTLDNVMNDTNLEYFNLTKYDIVYKIPLIKKALKLSPNLRLTSAVWSPPTWMKTNNQYSGPGILKEEYYQTYAEYCLKFLQAYQSYGIDIWAISTGNEPNDAWIPGTTIACMGWIPYELGNWIANNLGPTLARSEHNKTKILVLDDQRFYLIQFLDHVLQNKKALDYIHGIAVHWYTDEFVSPSLLDVTHNKYPNKFLLLTEACVGSQPNDNPKVQLGSWKRGEDYLLNIIQNLRHSVTGWIDWNLALNKMGGPNYIHNYVDSPIIVNPETDEFFKQPTYYAIKHFSRFVERDSVRIESIETNDIKTIAFETPSKMIVVVLYNMSSKRKNITIIDSKNGPIKMEISSYSIHTIIYK